One Lycium ferocissimum isolate CSIRO_LF1 unplaced genomic scaffold, AGI_CSIRO_Lferr_CH_V1 ctg8070, whole genome shotgun sequence genomic window, aaaaagtaccgcATAAATTGGATAGAGGAAGTATATAGCGCTCACATCCATATTTCACATCAGCGTTACCTGGGTTTCTGGGGACGACGATGATGATGGAGTTGATTGACAGagaccttcttcttcttcaaattccTGCTGGAATTAGCTGCAATTCCATCTTCAGATATGGATGAAAGTGACGGTTTCCATTCAGGCAATGAACCAGCAGATCTCGCTAACGTTCGTCTCCTTCGCCGTCTCTTTTTATATGtaatgatgttgttattatgatcaAATGACGCTTCAGCATCTGCAGTAACAAGGATTTCCTCATCCTCTGCAGGACGATGCGCGCGATTTGATGAACAGCCACAACATGCTACTAATTCAATGAAAAACTTCATATTTACCAGGTATGCACGAAATATGTTTGATGAAATGTGTGTGATAGATTGCCTGAaaggtgtttgataaaatgtgtACGATAGATTGCTTGAaaggtgtttgataaaatgtgtAAGATGGATTGCTGGAaaggtgtttgataaaatgcgtATGATAGATTGCCGGAAAGATGTATGATAGATAACCGGAaaggtgtttgataaaatgtgtataatagattgttagaaaggtgtttgataaaatgcgtAAGTAAGATTACGCTTGtgaagtgtttgataaaatgtgtGTGATATATTGCACTTTGCAAGAaaggtgtttgataaaatgcgtATGATAGGTCGTGTAAAAGGTGTTATGATAGATTGTGCGAAaaggtgtttgataaaatgtgtATGATAGATTGCACGAAAGGTGTTTGATAAATTGTCTAGGATAGATTATGCTAtaggtgtttgataaaatgtgtATGATAGATAGCACAAaaggtgtttgataaaatggataatagtagtaatttttttgtttttttcttctataattctctatctatatatatatatatatactatctaTATATCTCTTTCTCTCTGTGTTTCTCTTTGGATTAGGAAAGTTTTTTAATGTAGTTTGGCTTAAATGGTTTTGCGAGCAGTGCGGAGACATTATAAAAACAAGAATGGTTGGTGAGTTTCCTACTATTAGAGCTAAATAATATTAATGTCCTGtgttttttttagaatttgGTGGTTTATCCATTGcccaaacaaaaataaataaattatccaCTTATGGTTGGTAGTTTAGTTTACATATTACTTGCATAGAGTAATAACCTTTTTGGAAGAGATGTCCACTTTATCTGGAGCGGCGGTAGAAACTTAGCTACGAATTCGGTCGAACTTAATAGTTTTTGCTCAGACAGTTTATAAGAGCCAAATGTTACTATTGTCCTCTGTTTTTTTAGAGTTTGGTGTTTTATccattgccaaaaaaaaaaaaaaaaaaaaaaaaaaaacttctggtgtatatttatttaaagatcactttaaataaacttttaGAGGAGCGGTCGATTTTGTGGT contains:
- the LOC132045814 gene encoding uncharacterized protein LOC132045814; protein product: MKFFIELVACCGCSSNRAHRPAEDEEILVTADAEASFDHNNNIITYKKRRRRRRTLARSAGSLPEWKPSLSSISEDGIAANSSRNLKKKKVSVNQLHHHRRPQKPRIACLAQMVPSPFLI